One segment of Bradyrhizobium sp. CB2312 DNA contains the following:
- a CDS encoding dihydrodipicolinate synthase family protein, with translation MNKPVQPMSSLSLKLPKADRSIETYRLAASRTFPAKLEGPLNRIAFSAVHTVADPFADNDPWLSAAVDWDKTIAFREHVWDLGLGVAEAMDTAQRGMGLDWPTSLELITRSVAAAKRRNALVFSGAGTDHLAVDDAKSLDDVIRAYEEQLSAVEKVGGRIILMASRALAKLGRSADDYAKVYNRVLSQVREPVIIHWLGDMFDPALTGYWGTGDLDKAMDIAVAIINNNAAKVDGVKVSLLDKQREIDMRRRLDKRIKMYTGDDFNYAELIAGDSQGFSHALLGIFDAIAPAASYALSRLASGDEAGFHDVLGPTVPLSRHIFKAPTRFYKTGVVFMAYLNGHQDHFTMVGGQESTRSTLHLAELFRLADKAGLLANPELATQRMKTVLATHGIES, from the coding sequence ATGAACAAGCCCGTCCAGCCAATGTCATCCCTATCGCTCAAGCTGCCGAAGGCCGATCGCTCGATCGAGACCTATCGGCTCGCGGCCTCGCGCACGTTTCCCGCAAAGCTCGAGGGCCCGCTGAACCGCATCGCCTTCTCGGCCGTGCATACGGTGGCCGATCCCTTCGCCGACAACGATCCCTGGCTCTCCGCCGCAGTCGACTGGGACAAGACCATCGCCTTCCGCGAGCATGTCTGGGACCTCGGCCTCGGCGTCGCCGAAGCCATGGACACCGCGCAGCGTGGCATGGGCCTGGACTGGCCGACCTCGCTGGAGCTGATCACGCGCTCGGTCGCGGCCGCCAAGCGGCGCAATGCGCTGGTGTTCTCCGGCGCCGGCACCGATCACCTCGCAGTGGACGATGCCAAGAGCCTCGACGACGTGATCCGGGCCTATGAGGAGCAGCTCTCGGCCGTCGAGAAGGTCGGCGGCCGCATCATCCTGATGGCCTCGCGCGCGTTGGCAAAACTCGGCCGCAGCGCCGACGACTACGCCAAGGTCTACAACCGCGTACTGTCGCAGGTTCGTGAACCCGTGATCATCCACTGGCTCGGTGACATGTTCGATCCAGCGCTGACCGGATATTGGGGCACCGGGGATCTCGACAAGGCGATGGACATTGCGGTGGCCATCATCAACAACAACGCCGCCAAGGTCGACGGCGTCAAGGTCTCGCTGCTCGACAAGCAGCGCGAGATCGACATGCGCCGGCGCCTGGACAAGCGCATCAAGATGTATACCGGCGACGACTTCAACTACGCGGAGCTGATCGCCGGCGACAGCCAAGGTTTTTCGCACGCGCTGCTCGGTATCTTCGATGCCATCGCGCCGGCGGCATCCTACGCGCTGTCGCGGCTCGCGTCCGGCGACGAAGCCGGCTTCCACGATGTGCTGGGCCCGACGGTGCCGCTGTCACGCCACATCTTCAAGGCGCCGACGCGCTTCTACAAGACCGGCGTCGTGTTCATGGCGTATCTCAACGGCCACCAGGATCATTTCACCATGGTCGGTGGTCAGGAGAGCACGCGTTCCACGTTGCATCTGGCCGAGCTGTTCCGCCTCGCCGACAAGGCCGGCCTGCTGGCCAATCCCGAACTTGCGACGCAGCGGATGAAGACCGTGCTCGCTACCCACGGTATCGAATCCTGA
- a CDS encoding Gfo/Idh/MocA family oxidoreductase, producing MTTQRLGLIMNGVTGRMGLNQHLIRSIVAIRDQGGVRLKNGDRIMPDPILVGRSADKVEALAKRYNITRWTTDLDAALADKNDTMFFDAATTQARPGLLTQAINAGKHVYCEKPIATNFEEAVEVVKLANAKGVKHGTVQDKLFLPGLKKIAFLRDSGFFGRILSVRGEFGYWVFEGGWQEAQRPSWNYRSEDGGGIILDMVCHWRYVLDNLFGEVESVMCIGNTDIPERYDEQGKKYKATADDSAYATFQLKGGVIAHINMSWVTRVYRDDLVTFQVDGTLGSAVAGLTDCMIQARQATPRPVWNPDEKRLHDFYGDWQKMPDNVSYDNGFKEQWEMFIRHVYEGAPYKFTLLEGAKGVQLAECALKSWKERRWIDVAPIKA from the coding sequence ATGACCACCCAACGCCTCGGCCTCATCATGAACGGCGTCACCGGCCGCATGGGGCTCAACCAGCATCTGATCCGCTCGATCGTCGCGATCCGCGACCAGGGCGGCGTCCGCCTGAAGAACGGCGACCGCATCATGCCCGATCCGATCCTGGTCGGCCGCAGCGCCGACAAGGTCGAGGCGCTCGCCAAGCGCTACAACATCACGCGCTGGACCACCGACCTCGATGCGGCGCTCGCCGACAAGAACGACACCATGTTCTTCGACGCCGCGACCACGCAGGCGCGCCCGGGCCTGCTCACCCAAGCGATCAACGCCGGCAAGCACGTCTATTGCGAGAAGCCGATCGCGACGAATTTCGAGGAAGCCGTCGAGGTCGTGAAGCTTGCCAATGCCAAGGGCGTCAAGCACGGCACGGTGCAGGACAAGCTGTTCCTGCCTGGCCTGAAGAAGATCGCCTTCTTGCGCGACTCCGGCTTCTTCGGCCGCATCCTCTCGGTGCGCGGCGAGTTCGGCTATTGGGTGTTCGAAGGCGGCTGGCAGGAGGCGCAGCGGCCGTCCTGGAACTACCGCAGCGAGGATGGCGGCGGCATCATCCTCGACATGGTCTGCCACTGGCGCTACGTGCTCGACAATCTCTTCGGCGAGGTCGAGAGCGTGATGTGCATCGGCAACACCGACATTCCCGAGCGCTACGACGAGCAGGGCAAGAAGTACAAGGCGACCGCGGACGATTCCGCCTACGCGACGTTCCAGCTCAAGGGCGGCGTCATCGCCCACATCAACATGTCCTGGGTGACGCGCGTCTATCGCGACGACCTCGTCACCTTCCAGGTCGATGGCACGCTGGGCTCGGCAGTTGCGGGCCTCACCGACTGCATGATCCAGGCGCGGCAGGCAACGCCGCGGCCGGTGTGGAATCCCGACGAGAAGCGGCTGCACGATTTCTACGGCGACTGGCAGAAGATGCCCGACAACGTCAGCTACGATAACGGCTTCAAGGAGCAGTGGGAGATGTTCATCCGCCACGTCTATGAGGGCGCTCCTTACAAGTTCACGCTGCTCGAAGGCGCCAAGGGTGTTCAGCTCGCCGAATGCGCGCTGAAGAGCTGGAAGGAGCGGCGCTGGATCGACGTCGCCCCGATCAAGGCCTGA
- a CDS encoding ABC transporter ATP-binding protein encodes MKPATVVSDAVQPAAHLRLVHDRAGDASGIKLSGVSKTYRTRDGDVPSLRPLDFHINDGEFFVVVGPSGCGKSTLLKLISGLLPPTTGEVLVEGEKVTKPHGNVGIVFQNALLLPWRNILNNVMLPIDMKRLPRQEYLDRARSLLKLVGLEGFEKKLPWQLSGGMQQRASICRALVHDPRIMLMDEPFGALDALTRERMNVELMRIQRETKKTVLLITHSIPEAVFLADRVLVMTERPGAVAAIYDVPLPRPRSLDVMADPVFTELVQRIRKHFFSQGALD; translated from the coding sequence GTGAAACCAGCGACGGTCGTGAGTGACGCCGTGCAGCCGGCCGCGCATCTGAGACTGGTGCACGACCGGGCCGGCGATGCGTCGGGCATCAAACTGTCAGGCGTGTCGAAGACCTACCGGACGCGCGACGGCGACGTGCCGTCGTTGCGGCCGCTCGACTTCCACATCAATGACGGCGAGTTCTTCGTCGTGGTCGGTCCCTCCGGCTGCGGCAAATCCACGCTGCTCAAGCTGATCTCGGGCCTGCTGCCGCCGACCACGGGCGAGGTCCTGGTCGAGGGCGAAAAGGTGACGAAGCCGCACGGCAATGTCGGCATCGTCTTCCAGAACGCGCTGCTGCTGCCCTGGCGCAACATCCTCAACAACGTGATGCTGCCGATCGACATGAAGCGGCTGCCGCGGCAGGAATATCTCGATCGCGCCAGGTCGCTTCTGAAGCTGGTCGGCCTCGAAGGCTTCGAGAAGAAGCTGCCCTGGCAGCTCTCCGGCGGCATGCAGCAGCGCGCCTCGATCTGCCGCGCACTGGTGCACGATCCCAGGATCATGCTGATGGACGAGCCGTTCGGCGCGCTCGACGCGCTGACGCGCGAGCGCATGAATGTCGAATTGATGCGGATCCAGCGCGAGACCAAGAAGACGGTGCTGCTGATCACGCATTCGATTCCGGAAGCCGTGTTCCTCGCCGACCGCGTGCTGGTCATGACCGAGCGCCCCGGCGCAGTCGCCGCGATCTACGACGTGCCACTGCCGCGCCCGCGCTCGCTCGACGTGATGGCCGACCCCGTCTTCACCGAGCTCGTGCAACGCATCCGCAAGCATTTCTTCTCGCAGGGGGCGTTGGATTAG
- a CDS encoding ABC transporter substrate-binding protein — translation MKRWIGAVSVALMALAVAPAQAADKVVLMLNWYVYGEHAPFYYGKAKGIYAAEGIDLEIQEGRGSAATTQAVAAKTADFGYVDVPTMMRAAIKGAPVVATGVLLQTSPMSAMGFADKNIRKPEDIKGKTVAITPADSMTQIWPLFLKKTGLKESDFKTVAGDGQTKLNAVINGQADLLLGYVMDQSMKIKDATGKDVFPIKFADYGINMVSSGIIANSDYVKANADLVRRFMSATTKAVEAAEKEPKAAAQSILDANPKGGKIDTLTQGFELTIPLYRTAETKSKRPFQVTDQNMTDSVNLIVEYGGLDAKAKENPKAFYTNDYLPKSGS, via the coding sequence ATGAAGCGGTGGATTGGGGCTGTCTCGGTGGCGCTGATGGCGCTTGCGGTTGCGCCGGCGCAGGCGGCCGACAAGGTCGTGCTGATGCTCAACTGGTACGTCTATGGCGAGCACGCGCCGTTCTATTACGGCAAGGCCAAGGGCATCTATGCCGCCGAGGGCATCGACCTCGAGATCCAGGAAGGCCGCGGCTCGGCTGCGACCACGCAGGCCGTCGCCGCCAAGACCGCTGACTTCGGCTATGTCGACGTCCCCACCATGATGCGCGCCGCGATCAAGGGTGCGCCCGTGGTCGCGACCGGCGTGCTGCTCCAGACCTCGCCGATGTCCGCCATGGGTTTCGCCGACAAGAACATTAGGAAGCCCGAGGACATCAAGGGCAAGACGGTGGCGATCACGCCGGCGGACTCCATGACCCAGATCTGGCCGCTGTTCCTGAAGAAGACTGGCCTCAAGGAAAGCGATTTCAAGACCGTCGCCGGCGACGGCCAGACCAAGCTCAACGCCGTCATCAACGGCCAGGCTGACCTCTTGCTCGGCTACGTCATGGACCAGTCGATGAAGATCAAGGACGCGACCGGCAAGGACGTGTTCCCGATCAAGTTCGCCGACTACGGCATCAACATGGTCTCCTCCGGTATCATCGCCAACTCCGACTATGTGAAGGCCAATGCCGATCTCGTCCGCCGCTTCATGTCGGCGACGACCAAGGCGGTCGAAGCCGCCGAGAAGGAGCCGAAGGCGGCGGCGCAGTCGATCCTCGATGCCAACCCCAAGGGCGGCAAGATCGATACGCTGACGCAGGGTTTTGAGCTGACCATTCCGCTCTACCGGACCGCGGAAACCAAGAGCAAGCGGCCGTTCCAGGTCACCGATCAGAACATGACCGACTCGGTCAACCTGATCGTCGAATATGGCGGCCTCGACGCCAAGGCCAAGGAGAACCCGAAGGCCTTCTACACCAACGACTATCTGCCGAAGAGTGGCTCGTGA
- a CDS encoding ABC transporter permease, producing MAEVKPQGAVSKMLNAAWVRPLLFLVFIVVAWDLSIRLFKIPAYQIPAPADVVAVLRSDWPELLRQSWPTTYATIWGFVLSALFGIPVAMLIAGSKTVESYVYPLLVFSQSVPKIAIAPLFVVWFGFGILPKVISAFLLGFFPVVVSAVQGFKSVDPDMVDLARAMQGSRFQVFRAVNLPHALPAIFSGLKVSVTLAVVGAVVGEFVGSNSGIGYVMQRSIGTFDLPTMFAALVILALLGVILFWVVDRIEKLVIPWHVSQREDVIFAS from the coding sequence GTGGCTGAAGTGAAGCCGCAGGGTGCGGTGTCCAAGATGCTGAATGCGGCCTGGGTGCGGCCGCTGTTGTTCCTGGTGTTCATCGTCGTCGCCTGGGACCTTTCGATCCGGCTGTTCAAGATCCCTGCCTATCAGATCCCGGCGCCGGCCGACGTGGTCGCCGTGCTGCGCAGCGACTGGCCGGAACTGCTGCGCCAGTCCTGGCCAACCACTTACGCGACCATCTGGGGTTTCGTGCTTTCCGCGCTGTTCGGCATCCCCGTGGCGATGCTGATTGCGGGATCTAAGACGGTGGAGAGCTACGTCTATCCGCTGCTGGTGTTCTCCCAGTCCGTGCCGAAGATCGCGATTGCGCCCTTGTTCGTGGTCTGGTTCGGCTTCGGCATCCTGCCGAAGGTGATCTCGGCCTTCTTGCTCGGCTTCTTCCCGGTGGTCGTCTCGGCCGTGCAGGGTTTCAAGTCGGTCGATCCTGACATGGTCGATCTCGCCCGCGCCATGCAGGGCAGCCGTTTCCAGGTGTTCCGTGCGGTGAACCTGCCGCATGCGCTGCCGGCGATCTTCTCCGGCCTCAAAGTCTCGGTGACGCTGGCCGTGGTCGGCGCCGTCGTCGGCGAGTTCGTCGGCTCCAATTCCGGCATCGGCTACGTCATGCAGCGCTCGATCGGCACCTTCGACCTGCCGACGATGTTCGCAGCGCTCGTCATCCTGGCGTTGCTCGGCGTGATCCTGTTCTGGGTCGTGGACCGTATCGAGAAGCTGGTCATTCCCTGGCATGTCAGCCAGCGCGAGGACGTGATCTTCGCATCTTAA
- a CDS encoding TetR/AcrR family transcriptional regulator, whose protein sequence is MIHAIWTTTQRASGLATKAKRTLKWQRDPEGMRLRILEAAKQEFSAHGLAGARVDRIAAKAGANKRMLYYHVGNKDELYLAVLEGAYDKIRSEERGLDLEHLDPPEAIRRLIEFTWNYFLRNPEFLSLLQTENLARAKHLKKSTKVKSMHSPFVEMIRTVVRRGVESGEFQVAVDPVQLYISIAGLCFFYLSNSATLSVIFGRDLLAKDAKDERLLHMVGLVLAALTGQSAALFEIAKAPKSRSAVAQTV, encoded by the coding sequence ATGATACATGCGATCTGGACGACCACCCAGCGAGCATCCGGTTTGGCGACAAAGGCAAAGCGAACTCTGAAATGGCAGCGCGACCCCGAGGGGATGCGGCTGCGCATTCTCGAAGCCGCCAAGCAGGAGTTTTCCGCCCATGGGCTTGCCGGCGCGCGCGTCGACCGCATTGCGGCCAAGGCCGGCGCCAACAAGCGCATGCTGTACTACCACGTCGGCAACAAGGACGAGCTTTATCTGGCGGTGCTCGAAGGCGCCTACGACAAGATCCGCAGCGAGGAGCGGGGACTCGATCTCGAACATCTCGATCCGCCTGAGGCGATCCGGCGGCTGATCGAGTTCACCTGGAATTACTTCCTGCGCAATCCCGAATTCCTGTCGCTGCTCCAGACCGAGAATCTCGCGCGCGCCAAGCACCTGAAGAAATCGACCAAGGTCAAGTCGATGCACTCGCCCTTCGTCGAGATGATCCGCACGGTGGTGCGGCGCGGCGTCGAGAGCGGCGAGTTCCAGGTCGCGGTCGATCCGGTGCAGCTCTACATCTCGATCGCGGGCCTCTGCTTCTTCTACCTCTCCAACTCGGCCACGCTCAGCGTGATCTTCGGCCGCGACCTGCTCGCCAAGGACGCCAAGGACGAGCGGCTTTTGCACATGGTCGGCCTGGTGCTCGCCGCGCTGACGGGCCAGTCGGCCGCGCTGTTCGAGATTGCGAAGGCGCCGAAGTCGCGCAGCGCGGTGGCGCAGACGGTGTAA
- a CDS encoding VOC family protein: MITGLDHVVALVRDIGAAKAAYQTLLGRAPAWQNSGEGADRVLFTLENMTIELMAPSGFTATADRMRALLDDHEGVLASLCFRVADMGKTHRRLERVALRPDPVAEVESSDEASGAVLHWKRARAATELTRGVRMFFLELAEERPKSVATDFAPIDGLDHVVITTEDSDRAAALYGARLGLDLALDRSHHDWGQLMFFRCGDLIVEVVRRPVAGGDLQHDRLWGLSWRVADIDATRARLIAAGLDVSEVRNGRKPGTRIMTVRSGTCGIQTVLLERSPKPVE, translated from the coding sequence ATGATCACCGGCCTCGATCACGTCGTCGCTCTGGTCAGGGACATCGGCGCGGCCAAGGCGGCCTATCAGACGCTCCTCGGACGCGCGCCGGCCTGGCAGAATTCCGGCGAGGGCGCCGACCGGGTGCTGTTCACCCTCGAGAACATGACCATCGAATTGATGGCGCCGAGCGGCTTCACGGCGACCGCCGACCGGATGCGTGCGCTGCTCGACGACCATGAAGGCGTGCTCGCCAGCCTTTGCTTCCGTGTCGCAGACATGGGCAAGACGCACCGGCGGCTGGAGCGTGTGGCGCTCAGGCCCGATCCCGTCGCCGAGGTCGAGAGCAGCGACGAGGCGTCAGGCGCCGTCCTGCACTGGAAGCGCGCGCGCGCGGCGACCGAGCTCACGCGCGGGGTGCGCATGTTCTTCCTCGAGCTTGCCGAGGAGCGGCCGAAATCGGTTGCGACGGACTTCGCGCCGATCGACGGGCTCGACCATGTCGTGATCACCACCGAGGATTCCGATCGCGCCGCCGCGCTCTACGGCGCGCGGCTCGGGCTCGATCTCGCGCTCGATCGCTCGCACCACGACTGGGGCCAGCTGATGTTCTTCCGCTGCGGCGATCTCATCGTCGAGGTGGTGCGCCGCCCCGTGGCGGGCGGCGATTTACAGCACGACCGTCTCTGGGGTCTGAGCTGGCGCGTCGCCGACATCGACGCCACCCGCGCCCGCCTGATCGCCGCCGGCCTTGACGTCAGCGAGGTCCGCAACGGCCGCAAGCCCGGCACGCGGATCATGACGGTGCGCAGCGGCACCTGCGGCATCCAGACCGTGCTGCTGGAGCGCTCGCCGAAGCCGGTGGAGTGA
- a CDS encoding sugar kinase: protein MQALFIGQTYIDVVFITDHMPTGDEKHVAKDYAVSFGGNAVTAAFCCAKLGIVPDLIATAANDWLGRMFQDMCAKYAISLHGRKVNQSSLSFIMPKDGKRAIVRCRDDEHIHPFPMLNLGGCRALHVDGHQPDAAIHYAKVCREAGILTSLDGGGLRTNTHELLEFIDVAIVAERLCEQMDLTPEKMLDYLKSRGCKIGGVTMGEKGLLWYDETGTVQVMPAMPIPRERVIDTNGAGDVFHGAYVYSYLAHPGKSWREHFDFARAASTYKIQRLGNEAGLPTLVDIAKVRHEFEVRV, encoded by the coding sequence ATGCAGGCTCTCTTCATCGGACAGACCTATATCGACGTCGTCTTCATCACCGACCACATGCCGACCGGCGACGAAAAGCACGTGGCCAAGGACTACGCGGTCTCCTTCGGCGGCAACGCGGTGACGGCGGCGTTCTGCTGCGCCAAGCTCGGCATCGTGCCCGACCTGATCGCGACCGCGGCCAATGACTGGCTGGGGCGCATGTTCCAGGACATGTGCGCGAAATACGCGATCTCGCTGCACGGGCGGAAGGTGAATCAGTCCTCGCTGTCCTTCATCATGCCCAAGGACGGCAAGCGCGCCATCGTCCGCTGCCGCGACGACGAGCACATCCACCCTTTTCCGATGCTCAATCTCGGCGGCTGCCGCGCGCTGCATGTCGACGGCCATCAGCCGGACGCCGCGATCCACTACGCCAAGGTGTGCCGCGAGGCAGGCATCCTGACTTCGCTCGACGGCGGCGGCCTGCGCACCAACACGCATGAGCTGCTGGAGTTCATCGACGTCGCGATCGTCGCTGAACGTCTCTGCGAGCAGATGGATCTGACGCCGGAGAAGATGCTCGATTATCTCAAGAGCCGCGGCTGCAAGATCGGCGGCGTCACCATGGGTGAGAAGGGCCTGCTCTGGTACGACGAGACCGGGACGGTTCAGGTGATGCCGGCAATGCCGATCCCGCGCGAGCGCGTGATCGACACCAACGGCGCCGGCGACGTCTTTCATGGCGCCTATGTCTATTCTTATCTGGCCCATCCGGGCAAAAGCTGGCGCGAGCATTTCGATTTTGCCCGCGCCGCCTCGACCTACAAAATCCAGCGCCTCGGCAACGAGGCCGGCCTGCCGACACTTGTCGACATCGCAAAAGTCCGGCACGAGTTCGAGGTCAGGGTCTAG
- a CDS encoding ribokinase, with amino-acid sequence MGRVFVAGSINMDVVATADRHPRVGETVAGKQVLYFPGGKGANQAVAASRLGARTTLIGRLGQDSFGAELRTFLGAQGIDLASVREADTHTGTAIITVAASDNTIVVIPGSNALVSADDVSVVPLLKGDVAVSQFEIPLPTIAAFFRRARSAGATTLLNPAPAQAMSGELLALVDILVLNETELGFLGGTELSDSDEAARIIEVARNLRAREDQTICVTLGKRGVLALAGREEIAVQGRAVKAVDTTGAGDCFVGALASQLAEGAALRAALAFANAAASISVQRMGAGPSMPTAAEVAAVLSSG; translated from the coding sequence ATGGGGCGCGTCTTCGTCGCCGGCAGCATCAACATGGATGTGGTGGCGACGGCCGATCGCCATCCACGCGTCGGCGAGACCGTCGCGGGAAAACAGGTGCTGTATTTTCCGGGCGGCAAGGGCGCGAACCAAGCGGTCGCGGCATCGCGGCTCGGCGCCAGGACCACGCTGATCGGAAGGCTGGGACAGGATTCGTTCGGGGCCGAGCTGAGGACGTTCCTCGGCGCCCAGGGCATCGATCTCGCCTCCGTCCGCGAGGCCGACACGCACACCGGCACCGCGATCATCACCGTCGCGGCTTCCGACAACACCATCGTCGTCATTCCCGGCAGCAATGCCCTGGTCAGCGCGGACGACGTCAGCGTCGTGCCGCTGCTCAAGGGCGACGTCGCGGTCAGCCAGTTCGAGATCCCGCTGCCGACCATTGCCGCGTTCTTCCGGCGTGCGCGTAGCGCTGGTGCCACGACCTTGCTCAACCCGGCACCGGCGCAGGCGATGTCGGGGGAGCTGCTGGCGCTGGTCGACATCCTCGTGCTCAACGAGACCGAGCTCGGTTTTCTTGGGGGCACCGAGCTCTCCGACAGCGACGAGGCGGCGCGGATCATCGAAGTCGCGCGAAACCTTCGGGCGCGCGAGGACCAGACCATCTGCGTCACGCTCGGCAAGCGCGGCGTGCTCGCGCTGGCGGGCCGCGAGGAGATTGCGGTGCAGGGACGCGCAGTGAAGGCGGTCGACACGACAGGCGCCGGCGACTGTTTTGTGGGCGCGCTCGCCTCGCAACTGGCCGAAGGCGCCGCCTTGCGCGCCGCCCTCGCCTTCGCCAACGCCGCCGCCTCGATCAGCGTGCAGCGCATGGGCGCCGGGCCGTCGATGCCGACGGCCGCGGAAGTGGCGGCAGTGCTCAGCTCAGGCTGA
- a CDS encoding FAD-dependent oxidoreductase: MTGPVIIVGAGHGGYQVAASLRQAGFSEPISLINDEAHLPYQRPPLSKGYIKGSAGPESLMFRPEKFYQDQKIELIAGRAVSIDRAARKVLLASGETLPYGHLVLATGARNRLLDLPNANLPDVKYLRILDDSESLRQIMPSKTRAVIIGAGFIGLEFAATARIKGLEVDVLELAPRVMARAVTSEVSEYFQDRHREAGIRIHLGVQATSIEAENGKVTGVSLSDGRHLPADLVVVGVGVLPNIELAAEAGLPVAAGIIVDEYLSTADPDISAIGDCALFASPRFGGSLRLESVQNATDHARCLAARLTGDRKPYDSHPWFWSDQGDDKLQIAGLTTGYDRVVLRGDPARKAFSAFCYHGDRLLGIESINRAGDHMFGRRLQSMDRSITPEQAADESFDLKSALA, from the coding sequence ATGACGGGTCCGGTGATCATCGTCGGCGCCGGCCATGGTGGATACCAGGTCGCGGCATCGCTGCGCCAGGCGGGTTTTTCCGAGCCTATCAGCCTGATCAATGACGAGGCGCATCTGCCCTATCAGCGGCCGCCGCTGTCCAAGGGCTATATCAAGGGTTCCGCGGGGCCTGAGAGCCTCATGTTCCGCCCCGAAAAATTTTACCAGGACCAGAAGATCGAGCTTATCGCGGGCCGCGCGGTCTCGATCGATCGCGCGGCGCGCAAGGTCCTCCTCGCATCCGGCGAGACGCTGCCTTACGGCCATCTCGTGCTGGCGACAGGCGCGCGCAACCGGCTGCTTGATTTGCCGAATGCGAATCTGCCCGACGTGAAGTATCTGCGCATCCTCGACGACAGCGAGTCGCTCAGGCAGATCATGCCGTCGAAGACGCGCGCCGTGATCATCGGCGCCGGCTTCATCGGCCTCGAATTCGCTGCCACTGCGCGGATCAAGGGTCTCGAGGTCGACGTGCTCGAGCTCGCCCCGCGCGTGATGGCGCGCGCGGTGACATCCGAGGTCTCGGAATATTTTCAGGACCGCCATCGCGAGGCCGGCATCCGCATCCATCTTGGCGTGCAGGCAACCTCCATCGAGGCCGAGAACGGCAAGGTCACCGGCGTCTCCCTGAGCGACGGACGGCATCTGCCCGCGGATCTCGTCGTGGTCGGCGTCGGCGTGCTGCCGAATATCGAGCTCGCAGCCGAAGCGGGGCTGCCGGTTGCCGCCGGCATCATCGTCGACGAATATCTGTCGACGGCCGATCCCGACATTTCCGCGATCGGCGACTGCGCGCTGTTCGCAAGCCCGCGCTTCGGCGGATCGTTGCGGCTGGAATCGGTGCAGAACGCGACCGACCACGCCCGCTGCTTGGCCGCGCGCCTGACCGGCGACCGAAAACCGTACGACAGCCATCCCTGGTTCTGGAGCGACCAGGGCGACGACAAGCTTCAGATCGCCGGCCTCACCACCGGCTACGACCGCGTCGTGCTGCGTGGCGATCCCGCCAGGAAGGCGTTTTCGGCGTTCTGCTATCACGGCGACAGGTTGCTCGGCATCGAGTCCATCAACCGCGCCGGCGATCACATGTTCGGCCGGAGATTGCAGAGCATGGACCGCTCGATCACGCCGGAGCAGGCCGCCGATGAGAGCTTCGACCTGAAGAGCGCGCTCGCTTGA
- a CDS encoding enoyl-CoA hydratase-related protein has translation MPAPVSKPDDPALLRIDGAIATITLNRPAAFNSINLAIAQKLEQLAAYIEGDSAIRVLVIEGEGRAFSAGGDLQTIGAAAEAGTVTPVVGELLKHYHSFIEIIRRMPKISLSSVHGSAAGAGMGLAFVTDLCIAAEDAKFTPAYAKIGVSPDGGSTVGIVGTVGSRRALQIFLAEDSFTARQAHEWGLVAKTVPATELKAATRQLAERLALNPPAAISGTKQLVYSAATTPVKQQLDAEEHKIIMAMNTEEFRVAVKKFTSKGK, from the coding sequence ATGCCAGCTCCCGTCTCAAAGCCCGACGATCCCGCGCTGCTGCGGATCGACGGTGCGATCGCGACCATCACGCTCAACCGCCCCGCCGCGTTCAACTCGATCAACCTCGCGATTGCGCAGAAGCTCGAGCAGCTCGCGGCCTATATCGAAGGCGATAGCGCAATCAGGGTTCTGGTGATCGAGGGTGAGGGCCGCGCCTTCTCGGCCGGCGGGGATTTGCAGACGATCGGCGCTGCGGCGGAAGCGGGCACGGTGACGCCGGTCGTCGGCGAGCTCCTGAAGCACTATCATTCCTTCATTGAGATCATCAGGCGCATGCCGAAGATCTCGCTGTCGAGCGTGCACGGCTCGGCCGCCGGCGCCGGGATGGGCCTCGCCTTCGTCACCGATCTCTGCATCGCCGCGGAGGATGCCAAGTTCACGCCGGCCTATGCAAAGATCGGGGTGTCGCCGGACGGCGGCTCCACGGTCGGCATCGTCGGCACGGTCGGCTCCCGCCGCGCGCTGCAGATCTTTCTCGCCGAGGACAGTTTCACCGCGCGGCAGGCCCATGAATGGGGCCTCGTCGCCAAGACCGTTCCTGCGACCGAGCTGAAGGCGGCCACGCGACAACTCGCCGAGCGGCTGGCGCTGAACCCGCCGGCGGCGATATCAGGCACCAAGCAGCTGGTCTATTCCGCCGCGACCACGCCGGTGAAGCAGCAGCTCGACGCCGAGGAGCACAAGATCATCATGGCGATGAACACGGAGGAGTTCCGTGTCGCCGTGAAGAAGTTCACCAGCAAGGGCAAGTAG